The Thalassoroseus pseudoceratinae genome has a segment encoding these proteins:
- the aceE gene encoding pyruvate dehydrogenase (acetyl-transferring), homodimeric type — MSEDTASSITSIHSEELNEWFESLDDILHRYGSQALQELLVTLQERAYRRGVTMPFTANTPYINTISLDKETHYPGDLEIERRIKSLVRWNAMAMVVRGNKRGDGIGGHISTFASSATLYEVGYNHFFHARTEDHTGDMVYFQGHAAPGMYARAFLEGRLDESHLENFRREIPRGQGLSSYPHPWLMPEFWQFPTVSMGLGPITAIYHARFLRYMEHRGLLDTSKSHVWAFLGDGECDEPETLGAITLASREQLDNLIFVINCNLQRLDGPVRGNGKIIQELEAAFRGAGWNCIKVVWGQDWDELIAADHEGHLIKRMGEVVDGQFQKYSVESGEYIRNHFFNTPELKKLVAHLSDDQLQKMRRGGHDPEKVFAAYRSAVNHSGAPTVILAKTIKGYGLGEAGEGRNVAHNTKKVNEQELLAFRSRFSIPLSDEEVVKAPFYRPAEDSPEIQYLMKHREKLGGFVPKRDATGEKLEIPPLSKWKKQLEGTGDAETSTTGAFGAIVATLAKDKKVGDRVVPIIPDEARTFGMESFFSMFGIYSSKGQLYEPVDAGTLMYYKEAKNGQVLEEGINEAGAISSFIAAGTAYSNLGTHMIPFYIYYSMFGFQRVGDLVWLAGDSRVKGFLVGGTSGRTTLNGEGLQHEDGHSHLVATTVPNLVAYDPAYAYELAVIIRDGLKRMYADGEEIFYYLSVYNENYVQPPMPEGVEEGILKGIYKLKSTEGQNNKELRPQLFGSGTILREVLRGQEILAEKYGIGCDVWSVTSYSELARDARAASRWNRMHPGEEPRKSYLEELFADQEGPFIASSDNVRLVQDQIREWIPGTYTTLGTDGYGRSDSRPKLRRHFEVDGEFVAYSTCEALSRQCNFDKARLPEVIKELEIDPDQVDPAFA; from the coding sequence ATGAGCGAAGACACCGCGTCCTCCATTACCAGCATTCATTCCGAAGAACTGAATGAATGGTTTGAATCCCTGGATGACATTCTGCACCGCTATGGTTCACAAGCGTTGCAGGAATTGTTGGTGACGTTGCAGGAGCGGGCCTACCGCCGCGGCGTGACAATGCCGTTCACCGCCAACACACCCTACATCAATACCATCTCCTTGGATAAAGAAACTCATTATCCAGGTGACTTGGAAATCGAACGGCGTATCAAGAGCTTGGTGCGTTGGAACGCGATGGCCATGGTCGTTCGCGGCAACAAACGCGGCGACGGCATCGGTGGGCACATCTCGACGTTCGCTTCGTCCGCGACATTGTACGAAGTGGGTTACAACCACTTCTTCCACGCGCGGACGGAAGATCACACGGGTGATATGGTTTACTTTCAGGGGCATGCCGCTCCTGGGATGTATGCCCGTGCGTTCTTGGAAGGCCGATTGGACGAAAGTCATCTCGAGAATTTCCGTCGAGAGATTCCGCGTGGTCAGGGGCTTTCGAGCTATCCGCACCCGTGGTTGATGCCGGAGTTTTGGCAGTTCCCGACGGTGTCGATGGGACTCGGTCCGATCACCGCGATCTATCACGCTCGGTTCCTGCGGTACATGGAACATCGTGGTCTGTTGGATACCTCGAAGAGCCATGTCTGGGCGTTTCTGGGTGACGGCGAATGTGATGAGCCGGAAACGTTGGGGGCGATCACCCTCGCCTCACGTGAGCAACTCGACAATTTGATCTTCGTGATCAACTGTAACTTGCAGCGGTTGGACGGCCCGGTTCGCGGGAATGGGAAGATCATTCAGGAGCTCGAGGCTGCCTTCCGTGGTGCGGGTTGGAATTGCATTAAGGTTGTCTGGGGGCAAGATTGGGATGAGCTCATCGCTGCGGACCACGAAGGCCACCTGATCAAGCGGATGGGCGAGGTGGTCGACGGGCAGTTCCAGAAATACAGCGTGGAGTCCGGTGAGTACATCCGCAATCACTTCTTCAATACACCTGAGTTGAAGAAGCTCGTGGCTCATCTCTCGGATGATCAGCTTCAGAAGATGCGTCGCGGCGGGCATGATCCCGAAAAGGTGTTTGCGGCGTATCGGTCGGCTGTGAATCACTCTGGTGCACCTACCGTGATTTTGGCCAAGACCATCAAGGGTTACGGTCTTGGGGAAGCTGGTGAGGGGCGAAACGTTGCTCACAACACGAAGAAGGTGAATGAGCAAGAGTTGCTCGCCTTTCGGAGTCGGTTCTCGATTCCGCTCTCGGATGAGGAAGTCGTCAAGGCTCCGTTCTATCGGCCGGCGGAAGATAGCCCGGAAATTCAGTACTTGATGAAGCATCGAGAAAAGCTTGGCGGATTCGTGCCCAAGCGGGATGCGACCGGTGAGAAGCTCGAAATTCCACCTCTGTCAAAGTGGAAGAAGCAGTTGGAAGGTACTGGTGATGCTGAGACGTCCACAACGGGAGCCTTCGGTGCAATCGTTGCGACGCTCGCCAAGGACAAGAAGGTCGGTGATCGGGTCGTGCCGATCATTCCCGACGAGGCCCGTACCTTCGGGATGGAATCGTTCTTCAGTATGTTCGGCATCTACTCCAGCAAAGGTCAGCTCTACGAGCCGGTCGATGCGGGAACGTTGATGTACTACAAAGAAGCCAAGAACGGGCAGGTGCTCGAAGAGGGTATTAACGAAGCTGGGGCGATTTCGTCCTTCATTGCCGCCGGGACTGCGTATTCCAATCTCGGCACGCACATGATTCCGTTCTACATCTATTACTCGATGTTCGGTTTCCAGCGTGTGGGCGATTTGGTTTGGTTGGCCGGTGATAGCCGCGTCAAAGGGTTTCTCGTCGGTGGGACATCCGGGCGGACAACGCTGAACGGTGAAGGTTTGCAGCACGAAGATGGTCACAGCCATCTCGTCGCGACAACCGTGCCGAACCTGGTTGCCTACGATCCGGCATACGCCTACGAATTGGCGGTCATCATTCGTGATGGTCTCAAGCGGATGTATGCGGATGGCGAAGAAATCTTCTACTATCTCAGTGTGTACAACGAGAATTACGTTCAACCTCCGATGCCGGAAGGCGTTGAGGAAGGCATTCTCAAGGGGATTTACAAGCTGAAGAGTACTGAAGGTCAGAACAATAAGGAGTTGCGTCCGCAGTTGTTCGGAAGCGGGACGATCCTTCGGGAAGTCTTGCGTGGGCAAGAGATTCTTGCTGAGAAGTACGGCATCGGATGTGATGTGTGGAGCGTGACCAGCTACAGTGAGTTGGCCCGTGATGCCCGTGCAGCCTCTCGTTGGAATCGAATGCACCCTGGCGAAGAGCCGCGGAAAAGCTACTTGGAAGAATTGTTCGCCGATCAGGAGGGGCCATTCATTGCCTCGAGTGACAATGTTCGGCTCGTTCAAGATCAGATCCGTGAGTGGATTCCGGGGACTTACACGACGCTCGGGACGGATGGGTACGGCCGAAGCGATTCGCGTCCGAAACTTCGGCGACACTTCGAGGTCGATGGGGAGTTCGTGGCTTACTCGACCTGCGAGGCGCTCTCGCGTCAATGCAACTTCGACAAGGCGCGACTGCCCGAAGTGATCAAAGAATTGGAAATCGATCCGGATCAGGTTGATCCCGCGTTTGCATAG
- a CDS encoding cysteine desulfurase-like protein produces the protein MGLASLAEVRQQFPALTREVNGQLVAHFDGPAGSQVPQRVADAVSSYLLERNANRGAPFATSRESDALLDDAHKVLAAFLGATDPGTIAFGANMTTLTMHLSRALSRTWQAGDEVLVTQLDHDANVTPWVLAARDAGAKVKAIRVRPEDCTLDLEDFRQKLSAKTRLVAVGYASNAVGTINPLPAMVRDAHAVDAEVFVDAVHYAPHGLIDVTALDCDFLAVSAYKFFGPHVGVLYGKRNRLEELQPYKLRPAPNSLPGRWMTGTQSHEGIAGAAEAVRYLEWLGQNVLSVSGSRREILAEAMQQISLSEQELCTKLLAGLGDLPRVRIWGITDLSRMSERVPTVSITHESLTPHEMATQLAERGLFCWPGNHYALPVTEALGLEPHGTLRIGILHYNTGEEIERLLAALAEIV, from the coding sequence ATGGGGTTAGCGTCTTTGGCGGAAGTTCGGCAGCAGTTCCCCGCGTTGACGCGCGAGGTGAATGGTCAGTTAGTCGCGCACTTCGATGGTCCTGCTGGTTCGCAGGTGCCGCAGCGTGTTGCCGATGCCGTTTCCAGCTATTTGCTAGAGCGAAATGCCAATCGTGGGGCGCCTTTTGCGACTAGCCGTGAGAGTGATGCACTGCTGGATGACGCTCACAAGGTTCTCGCTGCCTTTCTCGGTGCGACCGATCCGGGCACGATCGCTTTTGGGGCGAACATGACAACGTTGACGATGCATTTGAGTCGTGCGTTGTCGCGAACTTGGCAGGCGGGCGATGAGGTTTTGGTCACTCAGTTAGATCACGATGCCAATGTGACTCCTTGGGTCTTGGCGGCTCGTGATGCTGGGGCGAAAGTGAAGGCGATCCGAGTTCGTCCTGAAGATTGCACGCTTGATCTGGAAGACTTCCGTCAAAAACTCTCGGCGAAAACGCGGTTGGTGGCCGTGGGGTACGCATCGAACGCGGTCGGCACGATCAATCCGCTGCCGGCAATGGTTCGGGATGCCCACGCCGTTGATGCGGAGGTGTTCGTCGATGCCGTTCATTATGCCCCACATGGACTGATTGACGTGACGGCACTCGATTGCGATTTTCTCGCGGTCTCGGCGTACAAGTTTTTCGGTCCGCATGTGGGGGTGTTGTACGGGAAGCGGAATCGTCTCGAGGAGCTTCAACCGTATAAACTCCGCCCTGCTCCAAATTCACTCCCCGGTCGCTGGATGACGGGTACGCAATCGCACGAAGGGATTGCGGGGGCCGCGGAAGCGGTTCGGTATCTCGAGTGGCTCGGGCAAAATGTGTTGTCTGTGAGTGGTTCGCGGCGTGAGATCTTGGCGGAGGCGATGCAGCAGATTTCGCTGTCCGAGCAAGAATTGTGTACGAAGTTGTTGGCAGGGTTAGGTGATCTTCCACGAGTTCGTATTTGGGGGATCACAGATCTGTCACGAATGAGTGAACGGGTGCCGACGGTTTCAATCACGCATGAGTCGTTGACTCCGCACGAGATGGCGACTCAGTTGGCCGAACGTGGTTTGTTCTGCTGGCCGGGCAATCATTATGCGTTGCCGGTAACAGAGGCGTTGGGATTGGAGCCGCACGGGACGCTTCGCATCGGAATTCTCCACTATAACACGGGCGAAGAAATCGAACGGTTGCTGGCTGCATTGGCCGAAATCGTTTGA
- the rplU gene encoding 50S ribosomal protein L21, with protein MFAIFADGGRQYKVKPGDLLSLDYRADAEEGGTLTFDQVLLANGGGASQIGAPVLSGATVTAEISAPEQKGEKLEIQHFRRRKNSRKHNGHRQKYTMVKITGIDVPGLEIVEKSEEESKPESQPSTETSSAAE; from the coding sequence ATGTTTGCGATCTTCGCTGACGGTGGCCGTCAGTACAAAGTGAAACCGGGCGACCTGTTGTCATTGGACTACCGTGCGGACGCCGAAGAAGGCGGAACGCTCACGTTCGACCAGGTCCTGCTTGCCAATGGTGGCGGTGCCAGCCAGATTGGTGCGCCAGTGCTTAGCGGTGCAACGGTGACGGCGGAAATCTCCGCACCGGAGCAAAAGGGTGAAAAGCTGGAGATTCAGCATTTCCGTCGCCGCAAAAACTCCCGAAAGCACAACGGACACCGTCAGAAGTACACGATGGTGAAGATCACCGGTATCGATGTGCCGGGGTTGGAGATCGTCGAGAAGTCTGAAGAGGAGTCCAAGCCAGAATCGCAGCCATCCACCGAGACTTCATCGGCCGCGGAGTGA
- a CDS encoding Rne/Rng family ribonuclease, producing the protein MKKEMLVNVLQPEESRIAIVEDGVLEELYLERTNSENYVNNIYKGRVVNIEPSIQAAFVDFGVGRNGFLHVSDVEYQYYRHLVDDDDSNGRSGRNSSRMNDRNPRNKPPIQEIFQRGSEVLVQVIKEGLGAKGPTLSTYVSIPGRYLVLMPGLQRIGVSRKIADEDTRRELRSVLRELQPPEGLGFIIRTAGIDRSRKDLQRDLNYLLRLWRVIVRRLEKTNGPSDVYQDSDMMIRTIRDIYNGEIDTVLIDEPEAYERAREFMKIVLPKHVDRVQLYDGKEPLFHQYNIEEEITRIQSRHVPLKGGGSIVIDQTEALVAIDVNSGNFRTEDDAESNAFQLNMRAAEEIARQIRLRDLGGVIVNDFIDMHDERHRRSVEKRLRDSVERDRARTKVLRISPFGLVEMTRQRIRPSIRRSIYEDCPCCSGSGQVKTAESMAIDVMRTLMTSAHHADVRTLTVEMHERVANYLNNRKRKEITDLEDRTDAAINIIARNDVGPEHLIVKCADEIGNVVKNVPTGGSKVGV; encoded by the coding sequence ATGAAGAAGGAGATGTTGGTTAACGTACTCCAGCCGGAGGAAAGCCGAATCGCCATTGTTGAAGATGGCGTGCTGGAAGAGCTGTACCTGGAACGGACCAATTCCGAGAATTACGTCAATAACATCTACAAAGGCCGGGTCGTTAATATCGAGCCCAGCATCCAAGCCGCATTCGTGGATTTCGGTGTGGGGCGGAACGGCTTTTTGCACGTTAGTGATGTGGAGTATCAGTACTATCGGCACCTTGTCGATGATGACGACTCCAACGGGCGATCAGGCCGGAATTCCAGCCGCATGAACGATCGCAACCCGCGAAACAAGCCGCCAATTCAAGAAATTTTTCAACGCGGCAGCGAAGTTCTCGTGCAAGTGATCAAGGAAGGTCTCGGAGCGAAAGGCCCGACACTTTCCACCTACGTCAGCATTCCTGGTCGGTATCTGGTTCTGATGCCCGGTCTGCAGCGGATTGGCGTGAGCCGAAAAATTGCCGACGAAGATACTCGTCGTGAGCTTCGGAGTGTGCTGCGTGAGCTTCAGCCGCCGGAAGGGTTGGGGTTCATTATTCGGACGGCGGGCATCGATCGGTCCCGAAAAGACTTGCAGCGGGATTTGAATTATCTTCTGCGATTGTGGCGGGTGATCGTACGTCGGCTCGAAAAAACGAACGGCCCCAGCGATGTCTACCAGGACAGCGACATGATGATCCGGACAATCCGCGACATCTACAATGGGGAAATTGATACTGTTCTCATTGACGAGCCAGAAGCCTACGAACGCGCACGAGAGTTCATGAAGATCGTGCTGCCGAAGCACGTCGATCGGGTGCAGTTGTACGATGGCAAAGAACCGTTGTTCCATCAGTACAATATCGAAGAGGAAATTACACGGATTCAAAGTCGGCATGTTCCGTTGAAAGGCGGCGGTTCGATCGTCATCGATCAAACCGAAGCGCTCGTTGCCATTGATGTGAACAGTGGGAATTTCCGAACTGAGGATGATGCGGAGTCCAACGCATTTCAGCTCAACATGCGGGCTGCCGAAGAGATTGCCCGACAGATTCGGTTGCGGGACTTGGGTGGCGTGATCGTGAACGACTTCATCGATATGCACGATGAACGTCATCGCCGGTCCGTCGAGAAACGTCTTCGGGATTCCGTGGAACGTGACCGAGCTCGAACCAAGGTTCTTCGGATCAGTCCGTTCGGGTTGGTCGAGATGACTCGGCAGCGGATTCGGCCGTCGATTCGTCGGAGTATCTACGAAGATTGTCCGTGCTGCAGCGGTTCCGGTCAGGTGAAAACGGCCGAGAGTATGGCCATCGATGTGATGCGGACCCTCATGACCAGTGCCCATCACGCCGATGTGCGGACGTTGACCGTCGAGATGCATGAACGGGTGGCCAATTATCTCAATAACCGCAAGCGGAAAGAGATCACCGATCTTGAAGATCGGACGGACGCGGCCATCAATATCATCGCGCGAAATGACGTCGGACCAGAGCACTTGATCGTCAAATGCGCGGATGAAATTGGGAATGTCGTCAAAAATGTTCCCACGGGAGGCTCGAAAGTTGGTGTGTAG
- the ptsP gene encoding phosphoenolpyruvate--protein phosphotransferase gives MLVKRGIAVSPGVVSGPAFVLGDDDARIARRFVRASAVDEEVDRFYAALETVCAEIAGNRELAAEQLGEQFGQIFSAHLDLARDPLLAAEIEDLIRQKSYSADYASSIALDRNAKRLRSLGNPYLAERATDVIDLKKRVLSRLNGEDRLALAKLTSPVIVLANNLTPSETAQLNREFVLGFATEAGGHTSHTAILAGALEIPAVVGLGRFLNDLSGGETVILDGNIGEVIIEPDEAAEEQYRDSQARFRSVAQRLESLSGLPAETQDGVRISLMGNIEFPEEADHCIERGADGVGLYRTEFLYLGQNQDPTEDDHFQAYSQVVSALNGRPVVIRTLDLGADKIPGSMEQLVHRGANPVLGLRSIRLSLQNLPLFKTQLRAILRAAIGHDVRIMFPLVSTLLEFRQAKMTIADVMEDLEEEGVPCARGLQIGMMVEVPAAVMMIEEFAREVDFFSIGTNDLIQYALAADRGDPSVANLYSSGDPSILRLIQRVVSAAQANDVPVSVCGQMSSDPRFVPLLVGMGLRQISVTPHVIPELKAVIRQLTIADAERIASQAMSFELARDVESFLNSELIKLCPDYLR, from the coding sequence ATGTTAGTCAAGCGTGGAATCGCAGTCTCACCGGGTGTTGTTTCCGGTCCGGCATTCGTGTTGGGCGATGATGACGCACGTATTGCCCGCCGGTTTGTCCGAGCGTCCGCTGTGGATGAAGAAGTCGATCGCTTTTATGCCGCGCTTGAAACCGTTTGTGCTGAAATTGCAGGCAACCGGGAACTCGCAGCCGAGCAACTGGGAGAACAATTCGGGCAAATTTTTTCTGCCCACCTCGATTTGGCGCGGGATCCGCTTTTGGCAGCGGAAATCGAAGATTTGATTCGGCAAAAGTCGTACTCGGCGGATTATGCCTCGTCGATTGCTCTAGATCGAAATGCCAAACGGTTGCGGTCTTTGGGAAATCCGTATTTGGCAGAACGCGCCACGGATGTCATTGATCTCAAAAAGCGGGTGTTGAGTCGACTTAACGGCGAAGATCGACTGGCATTGGCCAAACTGACAAGCCCGGTCATCGTGTTGGCCAACAATCTCACCCCGAGTGAAACGGCGCAGCTCAACCGGGAATTTGTCCTCGGTTTTGCGACGGAAGCTGGGGGGCACACGAGTCACACCGCGATCTTAGCGGGCGCTTTGGAGATTCCCGCTGTTGTTGGTTTGGGGCGGTTTCTGAACGATCTTTCCGGCGGTGAGACCGTTATTCTCGACGGGAATATCGGCGAAGTGATCATCGAACCCGATGAGGCCGCCGAGGAACAGTATCGGGATTCGCAGGCACGGTTTCGCAGTGTTGCACAACGCTTGGAGTCGCTGTCCGGTTTGCCGGCAGAGACCCAAGACGGGGTTCGAATCAGTTTGATGGGGAACATTGAGTTTCCCGAAGAGGCGGACCATTGCATTGAGCGTGGTGCGGACGGCGTGGGGCTTTACCGGACGGAGTTCCTGTATCTCGGCCAAAATCAGGACCCGACGGAAGACGATCATTTTCAGGCGTATTCGCAAGTCGTGTCGGCTTTGAACGGGCGACCGGTGGTCATCCGGACGCTCGATTTGGGAGCCGACAAAATCCCCGGTTCGATGGAACAATTGGTGCATCGGGGAGCGAACCCGGTGCTGGGATTGCGAAGTATCCGGTTGAGCCTCCAGAATCTGCCGTTGTTCAAGACGCAACTGCGGGCGATTTTGCGAGCCGCGATCGGTCACGATGTACGGATCATGTTTCCTTTGGTTTCGACCCTGCTTGAGTTTCGGCAGGCGAAGATGACCATCGCAGATGTGATGGAGGACTTGGAAGAAGAAGGGGTTCCCTGCGCACGGGGCTTGCAGATCGGAATGATGGTCGAAGTTCCCGCCGCTGTGATGATGATCGAGGAATTCGCTCGCGAAGTTGATTTCTTTTCGATCGGGACCAACGATCTCATTCAGTATGCGTTGGCTGCCGATCGTGGCGACCCTTCGGTTGCGAATTTGTATAGTTCGGGGGACCCGTCGATCTTGCGGCTCATCCAGCGAGTTGTTTCGGCTGCCCAAGCCAATGACGTGCCGGTATCCGTTTGCGGCCAAATGAGTTCCGACCCTAGGTTTGTACCGTTATTGGTTGGCATGGGGTTGCGGCAGATCAGCGTGACTCCCCATGTGATCCCAGAGTTAAAGGCCGTGATTCGTCAGTTGACGATTGCGGACGCGGAGCGAATTGCGTCTCAGGCGATGAGTTTTGAACTCGCTCGAGATGTCGAGAGCTTCTTGAATAGTGAGTTGATTAAACTGTGTCCAGATTATCTGCGGTGA
- a CDS encoding HPr family phosphocarrier protein has protein sequence MDERLVCRRAFVVGVEEGLHMRPLSQLAGRVRQFRSEVRVSKGAVVADARSVLDLLTLDAGCGEEVVVEVVGPDATDAIESLARLFESNFTESPEAGGQDIAAG, from the coding sequence ATGGACGAGCGTCTTGTTTGCCGTCGTGCTTTTGTAGTTGGGGTGGAGGAAGGGTTGCATATGCGACCACTTTCCCAGCTCGCCGGTCGGGTGCGTCAATTTCGTAGTGAAGTCCGCGTCTCCAAAGGGGCGGTCGTAGCCGATGCACGTAGTGTGCTCGACTTGCTGACTCTCGACGCAGGGTGCGGAGAAGAAGTCGTCGTGGAAGTTGTTGGTCCGGACGCAACGGATGCGATCGAGTCGTTGGCTCGATTGTTCGAGTCCAATTTCACGGAATCACCAGAAGCTGGCGGGCAGGACATCGCCGCCGGGTGA
- a CDS encoding PTS sugar transporter subunit IIA yields the protein MRLSDFVVKGAILPEMRVRTKEEAIRAMVGSLKDSGSLPADEEESIVSAILKREELGSTGIGNGVAVPHTKHPSVDNLIATVAIAPDGVDFASLDGEDVFILFLLVSPPERPGDHLRALETISRHLRNHNFCNFLRQSKTNEQVVELLAEADNNQLD from the coding sequence ATGAGGTTGTCGGACTTCGTGGTCAAAGGCGCTATCTTGCCCGAGATGCGTGTACGGACAAAAGAAGAAGCAATTCGGGCGATGGTTGGAAGTCTCAAAGATAGCGGTAGCCTTCCTGCTGATGAGGAAGAAAGCATCGTATCGGCGATCCTGAAACGGGAAGAACTTGGTTCGACCGGCATCGGGAACGGTGTGGCGGTGCCACATACCAAGCATCCTTCGGTCGATAATTTGATTGCAACCGTCGCAATTGCGCCGGATGGCGTGGATTTTGCTAGCCTCGATGGGGAGGATGTGTTCATCCTGTTCCTCTTGGTTTCTCCACCAGAGCGACCAGGGGATCACCTTCGCGCGTTGGAGACGATTTCTCGTCACTTGCGAAATCACAATTTTTGTAATTTTCTCCGGCAGTCCAAGACCAACGAACAGGTTGTTGAACTGTTGGCTGAGGCTGACAATAACCAGCTCGACTAA
- the hpf gene encoding ribosome hibernation-promoting factor, HPF/YfiA family, which produces MQVAITCRHGSIRDELRQQITEKSEKLLHYFERVTAIEVTVDFQNDHLVKVEMLVDAEHKHNFVAHDTGEDVVATFHRTLSKMEQQIRRYKDKLQDHSRDVPTSEVAPNPVELRDDESADDESA; this is translated from the coding sequence GTGCAAGTGGCTATTACCTGCCGACATGGCAGCATTCGCGATGAGCTTCGTCAGCAGATCACCGAGAAATCGGAGAAACTGCTGCATTATTTCGAACGGGTTACGGCCATTGAAGTTACTGTCGATTTTCAGAACGATCATCTCGTGAAAGTCGAGATGTTGGTCGATGCTGAACACAAGCATAATTTCGTGGCTCACGATACCGGCGAAGATGTTGTTGCGACTTTTCATCGCACGTTGAGTAAGATGGAGCAGCAAATTCGACGGTATAAGGATAAGCTGCAGGATCACAGTCGCGACGTGCCTACGAGCGAAGTCGCGCCGAATCCGGTCGAATTGCGTGATGATGAGTCGGCGGACGACGAGTCGGCGTAA